One genomic segment of Deinococcus depolymerans includes these proteins:
- a CDS encoding GGDEF domain-containing protein, with protein MSPEATPPDPELTDMRAVERELADTLGAMVGETDLRQLSLLRRDATYLALDLGDLQAAMTHAVTCLDLARAAGDGGLMARAHVAVALVMLDVYDDLGADQHFQEADALARAAGEVRDVALVAVNASHYELERGRNGAVTARLLELLDSPFRAGLDSTSPAAPPLSVAFHINFVRGASLALRTGELPEGLAAQARAQLPDSVRALRAMQAEPQRVAAQRLYPEVLEALVAWELLGGRAAEAQRLATERVRTARASGSQQALGRALLDRARVSAFSRDWRRMERDAASAVEAFERAGRELLAAQARQVQADALGRQNHFRQAFEVQRDLTRRLEELYREYFQQGALLRQIERQVSEAEVRAEAFAEAALRDPLTGAPNRAAAMAHLENLLQRAASGHPAAAALLDLDHFKAVNDRYGHVVGDAVLVRAVQVLTREIREHDCLARFGGEEFLLLLSGTPFDVARRICDRLCRTLAAHDWSDIHPDLRVTASFGLARLAPGRDPTRTLQAADQALYAAKAAGRNTVREAPDGS; from the coding sequence ATGTCTCCTGAGGCGACCCCGCCGGATCCGGAACTGACCGACATGCGGGCCGTGGAGCGGGAACTGGCCGACACGCTCGGCGCCATGGTCGGCGAGACCGACCTGCGGCAGCTGTCGTTGCTGCGGCGGGACGCGACGTACCTGGCGCTGGACCTGGGGGACCTGCAGGCGGCCATGACGCACGCGGTCACCTGCCTGGATCTCGCGCGGGCCGCCGGGGACGGCGGCCTCATGGCGCGGGCGCACGTGGCGGTGGCGCTGGTGATGCTCGACGTGTACGACGACCTGGGCGCCGATCAGCATTTCCAGGAGGCGGACGCCCTGGCCCGCGCGGCCGGTGAGGTGCGGGACGTGGCGCTCGTCGCGGTGAACGCCTCGCACTACGAACTTGAACGCGGGCGCAACGGGGCGGTGACGGCGCGGCTGCTGGAACTGCTGGATTCCCCGTTCCGGGCGGGGCTGGACAGCACCTCACCGGCCGCGCCGCCCCTGTCGGTGGCGTTTCACATCAATTTCGTGCGGGGCGCGTCGCTGGCCCTGCGGACCGGGGAGTTGCCGGAGGGACTGGCGGCGCAGGCCCGCGCGCAGCTGCCGGACTCCGTGCGGGCGCTCCGGGCGATGCAGGCGGAACCGCAGCGGGTGGCGGCGCAGCGCCTGTACCCGGAGGTGCTTGAGGCGCTGGTCGCGTGGGAGTTGCTGGGCGGGCGCGCCGCGGAGGCGCAGCGGCTCGCCACGGAACGCGTCCGGACCGCGCGGGCGAGCGGGAGTCAGCAGGCGCTGGGGCGGGCGCTGCTGGACCGCGCGCGGGTCTCGGCGTTCAGCCGGGACTGGCGCCGCATGGAGCGCGACGCGGCCAGTGCGGTCGAGGCGTTCGAGCGGGCCGGCCGGGAACTGCTGGCCGCCCAGGCGCGGCAGGTGCAGGCGGACGCGCTGGGACGGCAGAATCACTTCCGGCAGGCGTTCGAGGTGCAGCGGGACCTGACCCGCCGGCTGGAGGAACTGTACCGGGAGTACTTCCAGCAGGGCGCGCTGCTGCGGCAGATCGAACGGCAGGTCAGTGAGGCCGAGGTGCGGGCCGAGGCGTTCGCGGAGGCGGCGCTGCGTGACCCGCTGACCGGCGCGCCGAACCGCGCGGCGGCCATGGCCCACCTGGAGAACCTGCTGCAGCGGGCGGCGTCCGGCCATCCGGCGGCGGCGGCGCTGCTGGACCTCGATCACTTCAAGGCCGTCAATGACCGGTACGGGCACGTGGTCGGGGACGCGGTGCTCGTGCGGGCCGTGCAGGTCCTCACCCGCGAGATCCGCGAGCATGACTGCCTGGCGCGTTTCGGCGGGGAGGAATTCCTGCTGCTGCTGTCCGGCACGCCCTTCGACGTGGCGCGGCGCATCTGCGACCGGCTGTGCCGCACGCTGGCCGCCCACGACTGGAGTGACATTCACCCGGACCTGCGGGTCACGGCGAGTTTCGGCCTGGCCCGGCTCGCTCCGGGGCGAGATCCGACGCGGACGTTGCAGGCAGCCGATCAGGCGCTGTACGCCGCGAAGGCCGCCGGGCGCAACACGGTGCGTGAGGCGCCAGACGGCAGCTGA
- a CDS encoding ATP-binding SpoIIE family protein phosphatase has protein sequence MSVPALTATGDQDDPQAALFTELLEQVADLSDQLVFLHRLIPQALALASEEQAAALVQEAATLINTPRAALKLGGRWISGAPGWLRDRPAPRRPTVLPTGAMHTGAPFMDAWRPTAVLLIPCVDGWVAMWGKRQFQAGERSLIETLSKLLDAALEAQRARRAAERHALQQRDRQQAQAVWRAVAPETLVSPPGYHLNLHSQPASDFGGDFQFQERDWLVVGDVSGKGLPAAIITAMFATSFTVAVRSAALNDALIEALHDHLERSGAFCTLAAVQVRPDGALRVFNVGHPPVLVRRADGSLEDIRASAPPIGTFPLLHVEFERVWLHPGDALLLYSDGLFEAEDASGVPFGLERLNALAAAAAPGAFNGEALRALRDYTVTDDLTLLTLQRDPAAPGVHCRLPGDLAALPQVGEALRAALPPGHPALMPAELAVTELVVNAVRHGGASSVDLRLHASGDDLLLTLTDDGAPFDPTRAEERGGGELREHGYGLLIVRRCAREWHYARKGALNRQTLRLRAPAPTPPGGP, from the coding sequence GTGAGTGTGCCCGCCCTCACGGCCACCGGCGACCAGGACGACCCGCAGGCCGCGCTGTTCACGGAACTGCTCGAGCAGGTCGCGGACCTCAGCGACCAGCTGGTGTTCCTGCACCGCCTGATCCCGCAGGCCCTGGCCCTCGCCAGCGAGGAGCAGGCCGCCGCGCTGGTCCAGGAGGCCGCCACGCTGATCAACACGCCGCGCGCCGCCCTGAAACTCGGGGGCCGCTGGATCAGCGGCGCGCCCGGCTGGCTGCGCGACCGGCCCGCCCCCCGGCGGCCCACCGTGCTGCCCACCGGCGCCATGCACACCGGCGCGCCCTTCATGGACGCCTGGCGGCCCACGGCCGTGCTGCTGATCCCCTGCGTGGACGGCTGGGTGGCCATGTGGGGCAAACGGCAGTTCCAGGCCGGGGAGCGCAGCCTGATCGAGACGCTCTCCAAGCTGCTCGACGCGGCCCTCGAGGCGCAGCGCGCCCGCCGCGCGGCCGAACGGCACGCCCTGCAGCAGCGCGACCGGCAGCAGGCGCAGGCGGTGTGGCGGGCCGTGGCCCCCGAGACCCTGGTCAGCCCTCCCGGGTACCACCTGAACCTGCACAGCCAGCCGGCCAGCGACTTCGGCGGGGATTTCCAGTTCCAGGAACGCGACTGGCTGGTGGTGGGCGACGTGAGCGGCAAGGGCCTGCCGGCCGCGATCATCACCGCCATGTTCGCCACGTCCTTCACGGTCGCCGTGCGCAGCGCCGCCCTGAACGACGCGCTGATCGAGGCGCTGCACGACCACCTGGAACGCTCCGGGGCCTTCTGCACCCTGGCGGCCGTGCAGGTCCGCCCGGACGGCGCGCTGCGGGTGTTCAACGTGGGCCACCCGCCGGTGCTGGTGCGCCGCGCCGACGGCAGCCTGGAAGACATCCGCGCCAGCGCCCCGCCCATCGGGACGTTCCCGCTGCTGCACGTCGAATTCGAGCGGGTCTGGCTGCACCCGGGCGACGCGCTGCTGCTGTACAGCGACGGCCTGTTCGAGGCGGAGGACGCCAGCGGCGTTCCCTTCGGCCTGGAGCGCCTGAACGCCCTGGCGGCCGCCGCCGCGCCCGGCGCGTTCAACGGCGAGGCCCTGCGCGCCCTGCGCGACTACACCGTCACGGACGACCTGACCCTGCTGACCCTGCAGCGCGACCCGGCCGCGCCCGGCGTCCACTGCCGGCTGCCCGGCGACCTCGCCGCGCTGCCGCAGGTGGGCGAGGCGCTGCGCGCGGCGTTGCCCCCCGGCCACCCGGCGCTGATGCCGGCCGAACTGGCCGTCACGGAACTCGTCGTGAACGCCGTCCGGCACGGCGGGGCCAGCAGCGTGGACCTGCGCCTGCACGCCAGCGGCGACGACCTGCTGCTGACCCTCACCGACGACGGCGCGCCCTTCGACCCGACCCGCGCCGAGGAACGCGGCGGCGGGGAACTGCGCGAACACGGGTACGGGCTGCTGATCGTGCGCCGCTGCGCGCGGGAGTGGCATTATGCGAGGAAGGGAGCGCTCAACCGACAGACCCTGCGCCTGCGCGCCCCGGCGCCCACGCCGCCAGGCGGCCCCTGA
- a CDS encoding response regulator has translation MTSHLPANVTLFGHVPSKHVLIVEDAPGMRLLIRHILQQGGHKPIEVGSVEEALEELDLGSVDVIITDLFLPGDSGLELLRVLHGVPDAPPVIVLTSSGEDRLRERAMTLGARGFLSKPFSRYELLDAVFMAGQSS, from the coding sequence GTGACCTCGCACCTGCCGGCCAACGTCACGCTGTTCGGCCACGTGCCCTCCAAGCACGTCCTGATCGTCGAGGACGCGCCGGGCATGCGCCTGCTGATCCGGCACATCCTGCAGCAGGGCGGCCACAAGCCCATCGAGGTGGGCAGCGTCGAGGAGGCCCTCGAGGAACTCGACCTCGGCAGCGTGGACGTGATCATCACGGACCTGTTCCTGCCCGGCGACAGCGGGCTGGAGCTGCTGCGGGTCCTGCATGGCGTGCCGGACGCGCCGCCCGTGATCGTCCTGACCAGTTCCGGCGAGGACCGCCTGCGCGAGCGCGCCATGACCCTCGGCGCCCGCGGCTTCCTGAGCAAACCCTTCAGCCGCTACGAGCTGCTGGACGCCGTGTTCATGGCCGGACAGTCCTCCTGA
- a CDS encoding Ig-like domain-containing protein, translating to MTGRAARWWLAGLLLTACRPVPDRPGPDRSVLAAPAVTLEASGETLRVRAAGPAGARWRVVCDTFAGPLVWDGPLPGPPLPAPPLPAAGRCEATVTAPGGPVLARARLDLPAARPPAAASAVPLIAAIPAADSPAPLAATGVLSVTPATVRLGLREPWTVRATLRRPDGTPVPDGTPVELSAAAGAERLSAARVTVNGEASWQLTPEVAGTYRLLARAGSWRGEARAQARPALLGRRPQALWTGREVQVALRWSTGAFPDDGTPVTLEALNRSGRVVWTAQATTAQGVARARVPTLPGAVTLRLRVAGTEERLPWP from the coding sequence GTGACCGGCCGCGCCGCCCGCTGGTGGCTGGCGGGCCTGCTGCTCACCGCCTGCCGACCCGTTCCCGACCGACCGGGCCCCGACCGATCCGTCCTGGCCGCGCCGGCCGTCACCCTGGAGGCGTCCGGGGAGACGCTGCGGGTCCGGGCGGCGGGACCGGCCGGGGCCCGCTGGCGGGTCGTGTGCGACACCTTCGCCGGTCCGCTCGTCTGGGACGGTCCGCTGCCCGGACCCCCGCTGCCCGCCCCTCCACTGCCGGCCGCCGGCCGCTGCGAGGCGACCGTGACGGCCCCCGGCGGCCCGGTCCTGGCCCGCGCGCGGCTGGACCTGCCCGCCGCCCGCCCTCCTGCCGCTGCCAGCGCCGTTCCCCTCATCGCTGCCATCCCTGCCGCTGACAGTCCCGCCCCCCTCGCCGCCACCGGCGTGCTGAGCGTCACGCCGGCCACGGTGCGCCTGGGCCTGCGCGAACCCTGGACGGTCCGGGCCACGCTGCGCCGCCCGGACGGCACCCCCGTCCCGGACGGCACGCCGGTCGAGCTGAGCGCAGCGGCCGGCGCGGAGCGCCTGAGCGCGGCGCGTGTCACGGTGAACGGGGAGGCGTCCTGGCAGCTCACGCCGGAAGTGGCCGGCACGTACCGCCTGCTGGCGCGCGCCGGATCCTGGCGCGGCGAGGCGCGCGCGCAGGCCCGCCCGGCCCTGCTGGGCCGCCGCCCGCAGGCCCTCTGGACCGGCCGCGAGGTGCAGGTCGCGCTGCGCTGGTCGACCGGCGCCTTCCCGGACGACGGCACGCCCGTCACGCTGGAGGCCCTGAACCGCAGCGGCCGGGTCGTGTGGACCGCGCAGGCGACGACCGCGCAGGGCGTGGCCCGCGCCCGCGTCCCCACCCTGCCCGGCGCGGTCACCCTGCGCCTGCGCGTGGCCGGCACCGAGGAGCGGCTCCCGTGGCCGTGA
- a CDS encoding FxLYD domain-containing protein translates to MTRARPDAPPRPRTAGPPDPARPPSLAIPGATLNAADDERAGGRLLAFALLIVIVLHGAQLISGSFTRTYDALIHVYFGAHYARSFFDPWESGWYTGFSLTSYPPLSHYLIALLSLVFGLMGAFALTQLLALVGLTVGMYRFGKVFVTARAAGYGAVLLTLSSAIAETVHVFGQLPTTLSLGLLLNAIPYAARYVQTGQRPLLLRAAAFTAATTAAHHVTTLFGSVFFIAPVLLAVVLQGASRPRPGEAQGGGWQHLRRRVYRALPRVYRGALYGALAVTALVTVVLPYWLWSRSDPITQVPIPHGSRANFLVRTDFGFMFWLVPWATLLPLYWDAARRGLGSHRGLPRWPVLASVLLLTLLGTGGTTPLPKLLLRGAFDILTLDRFTFWAVMLLTPLAGLVVESWRHGAWRVFVQARLGRRVHHLLGLGLVTAAVTLSCLISALTYYRRFQPAFIDVAPIVRFLESGGRDRYRYLVLGFGDQMAWLSANTRATTPDGNYHSARRLPELTATPVERLEGAKYTGVPGLGSLTQFLTTPARYNLRFVLSNDAFYDPALHALGWSRLGTLPGGIVVWEQPGIPALQPRLPRRELPVWQRLMWALLPSAAAAAALLSLLVPLGAAPGAPRRSRWPWVRLLAEDSREPPPSAGHWWDSWVRRLPFRPWRTARLRAPRLSPARRLVNSALLLAALLGGAALLGAHLRPAPTPERTLLAYWDAIDFKRFGDAYRLIDPQDGLTEERWRLDLSVVGGLRSGYAKLDRLKVGPVTYSAPPGARTRVGTLATAQLTLTWFTAFGNIRETLWQELRLTEAGWRLSAQPQLTVRPPRRFRPLPTLTRAAPVGDTPVPLRVLNARLVAFRSTPGAAEQVAVVGEAVNAGREPAAVDVTATVLDAGGTELARNTAGTHALHWLLPGERTPFRVTFGGPGMTVRAAQVGSFAVRAQGWVTARGLDRSLNVWSQGDAVRVENAGAGEATITNVLRALTDPGGVAWVTQTFLLEAVPPDQSRTALLGRSLPAGYRVLLPATRRAAPPVSGSVVYADAFRREEP, encoded by the coding sequence GTGACCCGCGCCCGCCCGGACGCCCCGCCCCGCCCCCGTACCGCCGGCCCGCCCGACCCGGCCCGCCCGCCGTCCCTGGCGATTCCCGGCGCGACCCTGAACGCCGCGGACGACGAACGCGCCGGCGGGCGGCTGCTGGCCTTCGCGCTGCTGATCGTGATCGTCCTGCACGGCGCGCAGCTGATCAGCGGGTCCTTCACGCGCACCTACGACGCGCTGATCCACGTGTACTTCGGCGCGCACTACGCCCGGTCGTTCTTCGACCCCTGGGAGAGCGGCTGGTACACCGGCTTCTCGCTGACCTCGTACCCGCCGCTCAGTCACTACCTGATCGCGCTGCTCAGCCTGGTCTTCGGCCTGATGGGCGCCTTCGCGCTCACGCAGCTGCTCGCGCTGGTCGGCCTGACGGTCGGCATGTACCGCTTCGGGAAGGTGTTCGTCACCGCGCGGGCCGCCGGGTACGGCGCGGTCCTGCTGACCCTCTCGAGCGCCATCGCCGAGACCGTGCACGTGTTCGGGCAGCTGCCGACCACCCTCAGCCTGGGCCTGCTGCTGAACGCCATTCCGTACGCCGCGCGCTACGTGCAGACCGGGCAGCGCCCGCTGCTGCTGCGCGCCGCGGCCTTCACGGCCGCCACGACCGCCGCGCACCACGTCACCACCCTGTTCGGCAGCGTGTTCTTCATCGCGCCGGTCCTGCTGGCCGTGGTGCTGCAGGGCGCGTCCCGCCCCCGCCCGGGCGAGGCGCAGGGCGGCGGCTGGCAGCACCTGCGCCGCCGGGTGTACCGCGCGCTGCCGCGCGTGTACCGTGGGGCGCTGTACGGCGCGCTGGCCGTCACGGCGCTCGTCACGGTCGTCCTGCCGTACTGGCTGTGGAGCCGCAGCGACCCGATCACGCAGGTGCCCATCCCGCACGGCAGCCGCGCGAACTTCCTGGTCCGCACCGACTTCGGGTTCATGTTCTGGCTGGTGCCGTGGGCGACGCTGCTGCCGCTGTACTGGGACGCCGCCCGCCGCGGCCTGGGCAGTCACCGGGGCCTGCCGCGCTGGCCGGTCCTGGCGAGCGTGCTGCTGCTCACGCTGCTCGGCACGGGCGGCACCACCCCCCTGCCGAAACTGCTGCTGCGCGGCGCGTTCGACATTCTCACCCTGGACCGCTTCACGTTCTGGGCCGTGATGCTCCTGACGCCGCTGGCCGGGCTGGTCGTGGAATCCTGGCGGCACGGCGCGTGGCGGGTGTTCGTGCAGGCCCGCCTGGGCCGCCGCGTGCACCACCTGCTGGGCCTGGGGCTGGTCACGGCCGCCGTGACGCTCTCGTGCCTGATCAGCGCCCTGACCTACTACCGCCGGTTCCAGCCGGCGTTCATCGACGTGGCGCCCATCGTCCGCTTCCTGGAAAGCGGCGGCCGGGACCGCTACCGTTACCTGGTGCTGGGCTTCGGGGATCAGATGGCGTGGCTCAGCGCGAACACCCGCGCGACCACCCCCGACGGGAACTACCACTCGGCCCGCCGCCTCCCGGAACTGACGGCCACGCCCGTCGAGCGGCTGGAGGGCGCCAAATACACGGGCGTGCCGGGCCTGGGCAGCCTCACGCAGTTCCTGACGACGCCCGCGCGGTACAACCTGCGCTTCGTGCTGTCCAACGACGCCTTCTACGACCCGGCGCTGCACGCCCTGGGCTGGTCGCGCCTGGGCACCCTGCCGGGCGGCATCGTCGTGTGGGAGCAGCCGGGCATCCCGGCGCTGCAGCCGAGATTGCCACGCCGGGAACTGCCGGTCTGGCAGCGGCTGATGTGGGCGCTGCTGCCCAGCGCCGCCGCGGCCGCCGCGCTGCTGAGCCTGCTGGTCCCGCTGGGCGCCGCCCCGGGCGCGCCGCGCCGGTCCCGCTGGCCGTGGGTGCGCCTGCTCGCCGAGGACAGCCGGGAGCCGCCCCCCAGCGCCGGCCACTGGTGGGACAGCTGGGTGCGGCGCCTGCCCTTCCGTCCCTGGCGTACCGCGCGCCTGCGCGCCCCCCGCCTGAGCCCCGCGCGGCGGCTGGTCAACAGCGCGCTGCTGCTCGCGGCGCTGCTGGGCGGCGCGGCGCTGCTGGGCGCGCACCTGCGCCCCGCCCCCACCCCGGAACGGACCCTGCTGGCCTACTGGGACGCCATCGACTTCAAACGCTTCGGGGACGCCTACCGCCTGATCGACCCGCAGGACGGCCTGACCGAGGAACGCTGGCGGCTGGACCTGTCGGTCGTGGGCGGCCTGCGCAGCGGGTACGCGAAACTCGACCGCCTGAAGGTCGGGCCGGTCACGTACAGCGCCCCGCCGGGCGCCCGCACGCGCGTCGGGACGCTCGCCACTGCCCAGCTGACCCTGACCTGGTTCACCGCGTTCGGCAACATCCGGGAGACCCTCTGGCAGGAACTCCGCCTCACGGAGGCCGGCTGGCGCCTGAGCGCCCAGCCGCAACTCACGGTCCGCCCGCCCCGGCGGTTCCGGCCGCTGCCCACCCTGACGCGCGCCGCGCCGGTCGGGGACACCCCGGTCCCGCTGCGGGTCCTGAACGCGCGGCTGGTGGCGTTCCGGTCCACGCCCGGCGCGGCCGAGCAGGTGGCGGTCGTCGGGGAGGCCGTGAACGCCGGGCGTGAACCCGCCGCCGTCGATGTCACCGCCACCGTGCTGGACGCCGGCGGCACCGAACTCGCCCGCAACACCGCCGGCACCCACGCGCTGCACTGGCTGCTGCCGGGGGAACGCACGCCGTTCCGCGTGACCTTCGGCGGTCCCGGCATGACCGTCCGCGCGGCGCAGGTGGGGTCCTTCGCGGTCCGCGCGCAGGGCTGGGTCACGGCGCGCGGCCTGGACCGCAGCCTGAACGTCTGGTCGCAGGGCGACGCCGTCCGCGTCGAGAACGCCGGGGCGGGCGAGGCGACCATCACGAACGTCCTGCGCGCCCTGACCGACCCCGGCGGCGTGGCGTGGGTCACGCAGACGTTCCTGCTGGAGGCCGTGCCGCCCGACCAGTCCCGCACGGCCCTGCTGGGCCGCTCCCTGCCCGCCGGGTACCGCGTGCTGCTGCCCGCCACACGCCGCGCCGCGCCGCCTGTCTCCGGCTCGGTCGTGTACGCCGACGCCTTCCGCCGGGAGGAGCCGTGA
- a CDS encoding sensor histidine kinase codes for MSRVEGPDGRTDRALLSGDVPVTDPSWKERYLTGVHDLSGDCIKVVDHSGRLQSMNLRGQQAMQVEDFRACQGADWLSFWEGEAREAMLDAFALATAGTPAQFSGYCPTMLGEPRWWDVILAPLPDPAAPDHAGPFDLLVVSRDVTDRVQAQQALERMNATLADEVQRQTEALRQEKQLLIQTNEELENITYAMSHDLLTPVRHLLSFARLARQTHEAGKRDRYLGIIETSALNLSGMIDGVMQFSRAGRTSLRLQPVDLNDLHAQVQRDLQPTAPGVHWTAGPLPTVQGDAQALRTVLTILCGNALKYTRDQPSPRVHVSASHDPHARTWRVDVQDNGAGFDPEYGHKLFRLFQRLHHQNEFEGTGTGLALVRRVITRQGGSVQATGRRGEGAVFSFTLPDHAG; via the coding sequence ATGTCACGTGTGGAGGGACCAGACGGCCGCACCGACCGGGCGCTGCTGAGTGGCGACGTGCCCGTGACCGATCCGTCCTGGAAGGAACGTTACCTGACCGGCGTGCATGATCTCAGCGGGGACTGCATCAAGGTCGTGGATCACAGCGGCCGGCTGCAGTCCATGAATCTCCGCGGGCAGCAGGCCATGCAGGTCGAGGATTTCCGGGCCTGCCAGGGTGCCGACTGGCTGTCATTCTGGGAGGGCGAGGCGCGCGAGGCCATGCTGGACGCCTTTGCGCTGGCCACCGCCGGAACGCCCGCGCAGTTCAGCGGGTACTGCCCCACCATGCTCGGCGAGCCCCGCTGGTGGGACGTGATCCTGGCGCCGCTGCCCGACCCGGCCGCGCCGGACCACGCCGGCCCGTTCGACCTGCTCGTCGTGTCCCGCGACGTGACCGACCGGGTGCAGGCGCAGCAGGCCCTCGAGCGGATGAACGCGACCCTCGCCGACGAGGTGCAGCGGCAGACCGAGGCGCTGCGCCAGGAAAAACAGCTGCTGATCCAGACGAACGAGGAACTCGAGAACATCACCTACGCCATGTCCCACGACCTGCTGACCCCCGTGCGGCACCTGCTGAGTTTCGCGCGGCTGGCGCGGCAGACCCACGAGGCCGGTAAACGCGACCGTTACCTGGGCATCATCGAGACCAGCGCCCTGAACCTGTCGGGCATGATCGACGGGGTCATGCAGTTCAGCCGGGCCGGGCGGACCTCGCTGCGGCTGCAGCCGGTCGACCTGAACGACCTGCACGCCCAGGTGCAGCGTGACCTGCAGCCCACCGCGCCCGGCGTCCACTGGACCGCCGGTCCCCTGCCCACCGTGCAGGGTGACGCGCAGGCCCTCCGGACGGTCCTGACGATCCTGTGCGGGAACGCCCTGAAGTACACGCGCGACCAGCCCTCGCCCCGCGTGCATGTCAGCGCGTCGCACGACCCGCACGCCCGCACCTGGCGGGTGGACGTGCAGGACAACGGCGCCGGTTTCGATCCCGAGTACGGGCATAAGCTGTTCCGCCTGTTCCAGCGGCTTCACCACCAGAACGAGTTCGAGGGCACGGGAACCGGGCTCGCGCTGGTGCGGCGGGTCATCACCCGTCAGGGGGGCAGTGTGCAGGCCACGGGAAGACGTGGAGAGGGAGCGGTTTTCTCGTTCACGCTGCCCGATCACGCCGGCTGA
- a CDS encoding STAS domain-containing protein gives MSLSHNADGPHLNLAGRLDAQNAADLRAALARHAAATPGDLSVDLSGVPFMDSSALAALVGALKDRRREGRTLRLSGASPAVRELLSLTMLDRAFALPPDGASR, from the coding sequence ATGTCACTGAGTCACAACGCCGACGGACCTCACCTGAACCTCGCCGGACGGCTGGACGCGCAGAACGCCGCCGACCTGCGCGCCGCGCTGGCCCGGCACGCCGCCGCCACCCCCGGTGACCTGAGCGTGGACCTGAGCGGCGTGCCGTTCATGGATTCCAGCGCCCTGGCGGCCCTGGTCGGTGCGCTCAAGGACCGCCGCCGCGAGGGCCGCACCCTGCGCCTGAGCGGCGCCAGTCCCGCCGTGCGGGAACTACTGTCCCTGACCATGCTCGACCGGGCCTTCGCGCTCCCGCCGGACGGAGCGTCCCGGTGA